TGATGCCACGGTGCCACTTAACTAAGGATTGGTTATGACGATTGAATATCTCTCTCCACACCGGGCTTTAGGAACACATCAGTATGCGGTTATTGACCGCAAGCTTGTCCCTGAACTACCCAATTCCTGGCCGGTCATTGAGCTGATATTGCCGATGCTGGCTCCGCAGGCTCATCTTTATCCCTGGCTAATACCGCTGAGTGAGATGCCGTCGCAGGAGTGGAAAACGTTTATGGCAGACCTCTCCGTACATGTCGGGCCTCGTTATCCAGAATTTTGCAGTTTGCTGCTGTCCAGCACTCTTTCTCCACAGCAGATTCAAAGCGCACTGGTCAACGCGCTCTACTTTAAGGATGCCTGGCACAACGGCCATATTCTGCGCTTTTATGATCCCAGAGTGTTGTTTCACCTGCACTGGATGCTGAGCCCATGGCAGTTATCTAATCTGCTTTCGACAAGGGATATTCCCTGCTGGACGTTCTGGCTGGAAGGTGGCTGGCATACCCTTGAGTTCACTGACTATACGTCCGTTAAGCCGACAGACACCGCAGCTATCAGCCTACATCAACTCGCGCATTGCGGGCTGATAAACCAGGCGCTGCAGCAGTTGCCGTCGTATCCAGATATGCAGCAGCGTCAGCAGATCAGTCGTCGACTGGAGATATTCATGCTTCAGGCTGCGAAGTGCGGTCTTTCCACTGATGAAGATCGTATAGCGTTTGCACTGCATGGCCTGATTCAGCCTGAAGGGTTCTGGGCTGCACGAAATATGTCCGTTTTTTTACAGCAGGTCAGTCACTGTCCTGATTTATATAGAAATGAAACCCACTCATGGGATGAAAGTCGCTGGCAGGAAATGATCGGAACGCAGAGTAATAACGCAGGGAGCACCTTCTGAAATGAGCACGAAAAAAGGCTGTAAATTCTGTACCCGCCACGGTCTGCCCCTGTTGCCCGTGCGTCCGGCGGTGATGTCGCAGGACGACGTGTTACCTCACCTGCCTTCCTCCCTGACGCCGCCGCTCGCGGCACAGGGTGAAACCGCCTGGACCGCGCGGCTGCTGCGCGAAGGTTTTCTGTATATCTGGGCAGAATCCGGCCAGTACTGGAAAAGTTATTTCGCCACTGCCGACGGCTATTACTATCCGCTGCCAGAACATGGTGATGTGCCGGCGGATATTGTCAGCGGCAGGGTGAAGCCGTGCATCAGCGAACCCGCCGAGCTGGCGGCAGCGTCGCTGGTGACGCTGCCGGTGAAGCCAGCGGGCATGAAAAACGGCCTGTTCTGGTTTAGCTGGTCTGAGGTGGAGTGGACAGACGCGGTGCGCAAACAGCATGAGGATGCCGCTTACCGCAGCCGGTACATGCAGCTGTTTGACATGGATGCGTGGGTGAACAGCGGTAAGGCGGAGCAGGCGCTGCCGATTAGCGGATTAGGCGACATCGTGGCGGAGTACAGTGCAAAGGCGGCAAGCTGTAAGGTCAAAAAGTGGTCCCCATCACCATGGAAAAATACCCCCCCAATAGCAGGAGCGAATATCCAGCTGGCGGCCGATTCACTGTATGCAGGCAAAGGCGCGATCCTGCTGCTGCAGGATCCCCCGGCGATTCTTCAGGAGCTGTCCGCACTGATTGATTATGACTTACAGGATCAGGTCTATAACAATCCCCTTTATAAACGCGAGCTGGCACTGTCTTCTGCGATTAGCGGCCTGAAAGAGGCGATGACGCGCCAGTTTGAGCGTGACTATATCGAGAAAAGCGAGAGTGAAGAGCGTGTGGCGTTGCACGGTCCTTTTGGCTACAGCGCCAACGGCGACCTGTCGGACAGCATGTACACCCCGATTGCTGACAGGAAGATGAACAGTACAGTTGCCAGAAAATGGGCGGAGTATGAGCAATATTACGACCCGGAGAAAATGGCGGCCTTCCAGCAGCGGTTCAGTCAGGCTCTGACGCAATACAACGAGCGTATCGTCAGCCTGCGCACCGGAATGTATCTCGACTGGATTAAAAGCGAGGGGCTGCTGAAATACTTCAGGCAAAACTTTGATACCGCAGAGCTGAGCAGCGGCATCGCGTACGTGCAGACACTTAATTACTGCATTACTGGTATGCAGGACAAAACGGGCGTTATTCGTCATTTCACTGATTTGTTGTCAGGCCTGCCCACGGACCCGGGGAATATTCTGGCCCGCGCGCTGGTGCTGAATCAGGATGTTTTAGCCGATAAATTAATGAAATCCATCGAAGGTTCTACTGACTGGATAGCACTCCCCTGGAGTGGGATTGCGGACGTCTTTAACGCCGGAATGGATAACTTCAGAGAGGGGGTGCTCAACGCGGTTTCGAGCACAGTGGGTATGCTTTCCGGGATAGTGGCCCGGCTGGTTATCCAGTCGATGGAATCGAAACAAGTGTTTGCCAGCCTGGTTGCAATGGGCGCATTAACCAATAAAGCCTATGTCACGCTGGAAAAAACCGGCACCTACAAGCAGTTTGTGACGGAAGTGGTTGCGCAGCTGGCGAAAGAAAGCGGGTTAGCTGGCAGGTCAAACAGCGATAAGCTGCGCCATCATGTTCGCCAGGAGCTCAGACGGCTGAGAATAAGCGGATTGCCTATGGAGGGTGTGGAGGTTAAACGCTTCCTCGTCATGGTTGATATTGACAAAGTTCACGCGCTGCAGGCGCTACCGTCAGAAGCGCGCGCCGCCGAACTGGTCAAGCTGCTGAGGCTTTCAGCTGACGTTGAAGCCCAGCAGTTCAGCCAGTGGCAGGGCGCGGTCCGGCGTGGCGTCAGTCAGGTAGGAGATGCAATGCCGTTTGCCATCGGCGTGATGTCTGCTGCGCTACAGACCGCCGCATTGTTTGCCAGTGCCGATATAAAAAACAAAAAAACGCTGACGGCAGACCAGAGCGAGGCACATGCCAAGTTCTGGGCCGGAGTGGTGGGCCTGACAAGTGCCAGCCTCAGTATTGTGGAAACCGGGATCAAGCAGTTCAATCTGTTTGCCAGCGCTTCATCTAGATTTCAGGGATTGCGCTCGCCCATGGTTCAAAAGTGGATTTTTGGTATTGCAGGGAAATCACTGGGGGTTGTCGCGGGTGCGGTTGCCGCAGGTTTTGATTTTTATCACATGTATGATGAAAATAGAAAGGGGCACTATGGGCTTGCCTTTACTTATGGTCTATCAGCCGCAGCAGGATTGTGGTTGATGGCTGCTATATTTTCTAGCGCAATACCTGTTTTAGGTACAGTTGTCGCGGTGATTGTGTTAATTGGTACAGCAATTTATCTTGCACTCAATAGCAGAGATAATATCCAGAAGTGGTTGATCCAATGTTTATGGAGAAGGATCCCTATGAACGTAGAAAGTGCCAATAAAGAGGTTTTCATGTCACGGGAAGCCGCTGATCTGCCTGTCTGGCCCGATATGGTGATGGAAATGAATGAGCTTAAGTTAGCTTTGGGAGTTAGTATATAAAATGGATTATTACGGACTATTCCCTAAATTTAAATTTAATCGTAAGCTCAATATAGATGAAAAAAACAATAAACTAAAAAATAATCAACGAATCGATGCATCAGAACAGTCATTAATATCAGATGCTAAAGTGATATCAATGAATTCTCATTATCTTGAGTTGGTTGATAAATATTATTCTGCAAAAGGGATGATTGGGTTTATAGGTGCTGTAGCAGTGATTATGCTAACCCCCTCTATTTTGTTCCTTTCATATTCAATTTTTTTTGAGTATGGATGGAGTGATTTGAGTGCGGTTAGCATGTATTCATTTCTCATTTTTATATTTTTAGTTACCGACGCATGGTTTTTTAAAATGTTAAAAACGGAATGGTTTGCTTTGACGCATTACCCTGTTCGTTTTGACCGGAAAAATCGACTGGTACATTTTATACGGCTGGATGGTAGCGCACGGAGTGTGGAGTGGGATAAGGTATTCTTTACTTCCGGCCTCAGCCACCGAAAAGACTTTAATAAAGATTACTACATCAGCGGTCATATTCTGGCGGACGATAATGAAACGGTAGTGGATACCTTCTGCCTGCCGGCGACGAGTTCAGACCGCAAGGAGCTGGAGCGCCACTGGGAATTTGTGCGCCGCTACATGGAGGAAGGCCCGGAGTCTGTGGTGCATGTAGTAAAAGACTGCCTGCCGATAGCCGGTAAGCGCGAAGGATACCAGTTCGGGCTGATTTACTTAATGTCGGCGTATAATGGTGCACCGATTTTTCTTTTTCCTCTGATATTTACGCTTAGCTTTATTTTCAGTATTCCGCGCTATATCGCAATGGTTACCAGTAAAGTACCTGTCTGGCCGAAAGATATCGAAGCACAATGTGAATTATTGAAAAATGATCCTTTCGCAATTGATGCCTCATTAAATTCAAAGCATCCATGGCGTGACATGTTTCGCAAAACGCCAGAAAATGAGTGAATACAAAGAAGTATTCGTGCGAGTTGAACCTAATGTAGCTCTGACCGCACGACACTTGCTTGTTTAGTGCATTATCTCAGATTAAAAGTCACGTTATGATGGTATCGCACAAAGTAAATTAATTTAATGTTTATAGCTTGATTCAGTAATTCTCAAACCATCCGAATCCGATAAGAAATGTGTTTTCCGAAAAAGAATTATTTATGTCTGCAATCATCAGGTATCAATCGTTTTAATTATAATATATGTGAGGAATCAGGAATTAAAATGAAAGGGATTATTCGTGTTGGTGATAAAACCACCGGTGGTGGTCAGGTGAAATCTGGTTCTGAAAAAATGATTTTTCAGGCAATTGGCGTGGCACGTATCAATGATCCTGTAAGCTGCCCGATTCTGGGACATAGCCCATCGTATATTGCACAGGGACATCCGACAATGAAGGACAATGGTGTCGCTGTTGCTTTCGATGGTTATAAGTGCAGTTGTGGCTGCACATTAATATCTTCATTAACGAATGCAACGACGAGTAAATAATGCCGGTCGATCTCTCCGCTATTCTTCCCGTTGCTAAACGGAAGAAATCCCCTTCACTTAAACGCTGGTCAGTGGCTTTACTGATTTTGCTTCTGTGTGGGGGATTTATCACCCTGAAACTATGGCCTTCAGATCAGGCAACGAACGGTGCGCTTTTCTGGCACTGCGTGATAAGTGCGCCGCTCTTATTATGGTTAATTGTTTTTAGCCTTCGCTGGCTGATATGGCTGGTTTCCGAGTGGCTGGCTGATGGCTGGGATAGCGAGAGGGAAGCGGATATGGCTGCGGAGATTTACCGGGGCCAACGTTTTTTCTCACTTGAGGCGACTAGTATACGATTACCGCACGTTGTCGGATCTGAGGCGCTCACAGAGCAATTTCTGCTGCCAAAAGCGGTTGTTTTGCCTGTTGTTATAGATGAAAGTACGCGTGCCGTAAGTCATCAGGCCAGTTTTAATAACACCGGGCAGCCTTTTCTGGACCGGATTATGATGCTTTTCATATCTCTATTAGATGGATCCAAACTCAATACACAATTAACGAAACGTAATGTGGCAGATAAATTACCCGCCATCATTCAGATTGATACCGATTCAACCCTGTCAGAGGAAGAGTTGTTGACGGTAAAAAATAAGATTGAGATATTATATCCCATTTTATCACCTTTGAATGTTGAACCTCGCCTCTCACTGGATGAGATCGATAATCTACTTGATTCGCAGCCAGCGATGGATGAATTATTAATTATCTCTGTCAGGTTATTACAGGCTCCTCAGGATGGAGATGCAGAAGCTGGCGTAGCATTGCTATTAGGTAGTAAAAAAGATGATCAGCCTCCGGCAGGATGTGCCTGCCTTCACAGGCCCGAGCTTACGAAAAATATCGCGGCATTGGATCAATCAATTGAGCAGTCACTGCAGTGGGGAGACACCTGCCGTGAAGGCATAACACATTTGTGGCTGGCGGGATTTGGTATTGACAATAAGGCACAAAACTTCCTGGCAAATCACAACCTCAAATTCCCGCATATCAATGCTGAAGGTACATTTACTGATGTAGATATGAAAAGCGGCTTCACGGGGCAAGTTTCTCCCTGGTTAGCCATCGCCCTGGCGGCAGGCAACACGGCCGAAAAGTCTTCTCCTCAGCTGGTGATGAGTATGCCCGACACGGGCAACCGGCCCTGGTGGTTAGTTGTTCACCCTGCCTGAATTCTGATGTTAAGCAGAATTTATAACCAATCAATTTAAACGTTATTGCTTGCGAGAATGCGGCAGCTCTTATATTCAGGGAGGATAATGTGAAGCACATTACCAAGGGAATAAAGAATTCAAATTTCCAGCTGTGGTTAATATTGTTTGTATTGCTGTGTATTGGTGTAGCACTTTGCTTCATCATTAAAAATGACCCAACGCAATTGGGAATATCTCAGGATTCGCTCTGGCAGGAGCGACTATTCATTACCGCCCTGATGTGTACTGGCGGTTTGCTGCTATTTATTATCCTGTTGTTTATTACCACGCGAATTTTTGGTGCTCAGTCTTATCGGAAGATCAAAAACTATTCGAATGGGGATGATGCCAGCATTGCTGACACCGCCATAAAATCAGAATCGCCTCACATCACTGGCATCAGGCAACTCAAAAAGCACCTCCGCTCCCGCTACCGTCTTTTCTGGCGCTATAAAGTCCGCCTGCTGCTGGTTGTCGGTGATGATGCTGCCCGCGCTGCCCTGCTACCCGGCTTGCAGGAACAACAGTGGCTTGAAGGCTCGCGGACTGTGCTGATAGATGGTGGCAGTCTGAATGAGGAGCCTGATGCCGATAAATTCGCGGTGCTGCGTAAACTTCGCCGTGGCCGCCCGCTGGATGGCATCATTTACGTGCTTGAAAGCGGGCAGGAACTCACGCCGAAGCAAAGCGATCACGATCTGCGAGCACTTGAAGCGATTGGTGCATTACTGCGCTGGCAGCCGCCGGTGTGGTTGTGGCAGCTGTGTAGCAGCGACTGGTCGCAGACTGGAAGAACTGAACAGGCAATCGGGGCGACATTTCCACCGCGCGCGCAACCACAGGATATTAGTAGCCAGCTCAACGGTCTGCTGCTGCCGCTGCGTGAGCTGGGCATTACGCAGATTGCGAAGAACCCGTCCTGTGATTTTGCACTGCGTCTCGGAAATCGATTGGAGCTGGGCGGTAACAAGCGTTGGCAAACCCTGCTGACGCCATGGCTGCACGCTGCACAGCAACGCATTTTTCTGCGAGGCCTGATGTTCAGCCTGCCGGAAAGCAACATGGCAACAGCAGCATCCGGAAATGCGCTGCACCGTCATGCCCTGACGCTTCCGGCCAGCTGGCAGGGAATTGTGAATGACTGTACCTATTTGCGCGGCCGTCGCGTCGGCATGCCTTGGCAGCAAATGCTGGCCTGGTCGCTGATGAGCCTGATGCTGCTCGGCGGCGCGGGCATGCTGGCCTCCTCATTGTTCAACCGTCATGAGGTTGTCAGTGCGGCGGAGAAAGCACAGGTACTGGTGAATTCAACGAAGGTTGATGATGCGCAGCTGATTGCGCTGCATGGCCTGCGTAACGATCTCGGGCAGCAGCAGAACTGGCTGCAGCACGGTGCGCTCTGGTATCAGCGCTTCGGCATTAACCATACGCAGCAGCTGCATGATGCGCTGCTGCCGTGGTACGGCGTCGCGGCGCAGCGGCTGATCCACGAACCGGCGCGCATCGCGCTGGAAGATAAGCTGACTTATCTGGCCGGCCTGCCTGCCGCCAGCCCGCAGCGCGCCACGCTGGCGCAGCCGGGTTATAAGCAGTTAAAGGCCTGGCTGATGATGGCGCGCCCGGAGCGCGCTGAACCGGCGTTTTATGCTCAGACCATGGCGACCGTTCAGCCGGAATATCCCGGCATTTCAACATCGCTGTGGCAGACGCTGGCACCGGATTTAT
The nucleotide sequence above comes from Pantoea nemavictus. Encoded proteins:
- a CDS encoding PAAR domain-containing protein; the encoded protein is MKGIIRVGDKTTGGGQVKSGSEKMIFQAIGVARINDPVSCPILGHSPSYIAQGHPTMKDNGVAVAFDGYKCSCGCTLISSLTNATTSK
- a CDS encoding T6SS effector BTH_I2691 family protein, producing MSTKKGCKFCTRHGLPLLPVRPAVMSQDDVLPHLPSSLTPPLAAQGETAWTARLLREGFLYIWAESGQYWKSYFATADGYYYPLPEHGDVPADIVSGRVKPCISEPAELAAASLVTLPVKPAGMKNGLFWFSWSEVEWTDAVRKQHEDAAYRSRYMQLFDMDAWVNSGKAEQALPISGLGDIVAEYSAKAASCKVKKWSPSPWKNTPPIAGANIQLAADSLYAGKGAILLLQDPPAILQELSALIDYDLQDQVYNNPLYKRELALSSAISGLKEAMTRQFERDYIEKSESEERVALHGPFGYSANGDLSDSMYTPIADRKMNSTVARKWAEYEQYYDPEKMAAFQQRFSQALTQYNERIVSLRTGMYLDWIKSEGLLKYFRQNFDTAELSSGIAYVQTLNYCITGMQDKTGVIRHFTDLLSGLPTDPGNILARALVLNQDVLADKLMKSIEGSTDWIALPWSGIADVFNAGMDNFREGVLNAVSSTVGMLSGIVARLVIQSMESKQVFASLVAMGALTNKAYVTLEKTGTYKQFVTEVVAQLAKESGLAGRSNSDKLRHHVRQELRRLRISGLPMEGVEVKRFLVMVDIDKVHALQALPSEARAAELVKLLRLSADVEAQQFSQWQGAVRRGVSQVGDAMPFAIGVMSAALQTAALFASADIKNKKTLTADQSEAHAKFWAGVVGLTSASLSIVETGIKQFNLFASASSRFQGLRSPMVQKWIFGIAGKSLGVVAGAVAAGFDFYHMYDENRKGHYGLAFTYGLSAAAGLWLMAAIFSSAIPVLGTVVAVIVLIGTAIYLALNSRDNIQKWLIQCLWRRIPMNVESANKEVFMSREAADLPVWPDMVMEMNELKLALGVSI
- a CDS encoding DUF4123 domain-containing protein, whose translation is MTIEYLSPHRALGTHQYAVIDRKLVPELPNSWPVIELILPMLAPQAHLYPWLIPLSEMPSQEWKTFMADLSVHVGPRYPEFCSLLLSSTLSPQQIQSALVNALYFKDAWHNGHILRFYDPRVLFHLHWMLSPWQLSNLLSTRDIPCWTFWLEGGWHTLEFTDYTSVKPTDTAAISLHQLAHCGLINQALQQLPSYPDMQQRQQISRRLEIFMLQAAKCGLSTDEDRIAFALHGLIQPEGFWAARNMSVFLQQVSHCPDLYRNETHSWDESRWQEMIGTQSNNAGSTF
- a CDS encoding DUF6708 domain-containing protein, which produces MDYYGLFPKFKFNRKLNIDEKNNKLKNNQRIDASEQSLISDAKVISMNSHYLELVDKYYSAKGMIGFIGAVAVIMLTPSILFLSYSIFFEYGWSDLSAVSMYSFLIFIFLVTDAWFFKMLKTEWFALTHYPVRFDRKNRLVHFIRLDGSARSVEWDKVFFTSGLSHRKDFNKDYYISGHILADDNETVVDTFCLPATSSDRKELERHWEFVRRYMEEGPESVVHVVKDCLPIAGKREGYQFGLIYLMSAYNGAPIFLFPLIFTLSFIFSIPRYIAMVTSKVPVWPKDIEAQCELLKNDPFAIDASLNSKHPWRDMFRKTPENE